The following nucleotide sequence is from Sander vitreus isolate 19-12246 chromosome 11, sanVit1, whole genome shotgun sequence.
tggcctctggaggacttattttatttctttgttccaacttctaAGTGGCCTATAGCTAGCCTGATAAGCCAGACCCaactcaatctgaggggcgggataaacagttgtctttcaaattccctctgcatgcAATAAGATAGTGCTACAACCAGGacgagcaacgaagaaggtagcgaagctagttgatagattaaactttggccgtatccggtcggcaaaactccgaacacatcttcctttttttaagaatgacttcagtgccgttctttgttcttttctcaaagaaaagcttaactccaagtcttccagaagaccgctgttcgcagcagcagccataagcccgcccaccgaccctacacacgatgtgattggcctgaccagaattttgtttttccagctcacaagccaacggagagtgcctagacccccctggctgcaaattacatttgctgacGCTAGGGTGTGTCtaagatttctaggctagcctataacctacgttagtcatgaataaaagatgttaaaaatgtataaatgactcattcttgacaaaagtcaaaagagctgtgtgcgtgcgcacatttgaataatgtcaggCTGTAAATGGGctcaggcttttaaaaagctgtcaataaATACGTACTTGTCGGGCTCTGGCCTTGTCAGGCCGAACTTTTAGGGCCCAATTACAGCTCTAATGACTGTATCATTAGAaataattttgtgtgtgtgtcttttgatATCCAATTCCATCAAACCATAGGACTGTTTTTTCAGAAAGTCAGGTGAGTAATTACATTCTTATGTATATAGTTTGTAAAAGGGCTTTTGTACAGAGTACAAGTATGTAACTGTTAACAAGTCTTGAAAAGGTTTTTGAGCAAATCTATCCAACTCTCAATAACCTTGTGACAATGACAATGTCACACTTAGTGAGACTGGCAGCCGTTGACGATCAGTAACACGCTGCTACAGTATAATAAATTACACTTGGAACAATCGAGGCCGAGACATTTGACCCGGTTGGAGTTAGCATCAACCAAGCTTTCCACGTACCTTGAGCTGCGGGTAGATCTGACGGATCATGGGCAGGTTGAGTGCATTCAGGACTTTGGGTCTGTTTATGGTGATCACACCTGCGCTGCCCACTTTCTCCAGAAGAACCCCTGGTTCAACCTGACTCGACATCTGATTCAAAAGAGACACACAATTGTGTAAAAATCTTTACAGCACAGCACACTGTAATAAACTCTGAAATAGCTGCATCACTCCAACTGATTTAAATAGTTAACTTAGTGTAATTGCTTTGATAGACTAAAGAAAATACTTCGATTGAAACTGAATGTTACTAATGACTTAGCATCACTTCAATACAATATTACTATAATAGAGTGATACTTAGGCAACCTAAAGCTGAAAAACAGCCTTTAGTATTAAGACgtaaatgaaaaaagagagtTCCAGAAGATATAACAGGTACTTGGAGAGAACACTGCATCCATACACTGGCACGCTAACAATGCCGGCTGATACTAGTTCAAATGCAATATAAAAACTGGTCCACTTTTAATTCTGATTCCAATACTTGGCTGACAGAGGAATTTTAAGTGTGCATTTTTAGTGAGtctaggggggaaaaaaagttgtgCTGTAAAGAAAACCATATAATTGCATCCCTACAATCCTCACTATACTGGAGACCTTTAGAAGCTACAATACaacatgtatgtacagtacatgagaGGGGGTTGCTCACCATGTGGCCCTGGATTCGCTGCAGTCTGCAGATGGACCTCAGTCTGGAAGAAACAGTAGTGGTCAACATTATTAACTCTACAGGGTGGACACACAGCATCCAAACATTTGATTTCACAGCCTCAGAATGAATAAACATATTGATTTATGTAAAAATTCAAACATTAACATAGGGGAGTTGACCTCAGACTCCCTGTAAGTTCAACCATTTACTATCACgatattattactttatttacatTCATACAGTAGATAGAATCCTGGTGACTTACTTCAACCTTTGCCAGcatgtctgacattttataagctAATGTCAGCAAACTATAACGTAACGTTAGTATACGTTCGCGAGAAATACCGTCACTTGCCACATACCTGTAGGCGGATGTCAAAACGGTTAAGGACATTATTATCTTTGACTTTTGTCCTGTGGCTGCACTGTGAGCTACAGCTTCTTTGCTCTTTCCTCTGAACTTTTTCTGCGTTTACTTCCTGAAAGAGACACCGAGGTACCCCTGATTGGTCGTTGTGGTGACGTAACGGTGGGCGTACGCACCACCGAGGGAGATTTAGTCTGCGCTGTGTTTCTGCCACACTGCCACCTACTGTGCAGAGGAGACACCCTCATGCCCTGGATGGgcgacagatggatggatggatggatggaagaatggatttttcaaaattttatattttctttgtcCACTTCtttgttctctcttttttttttagcttcctAACAGTATATGAAATTTTATTGAAATTTATTGAAAATAATTCTGGTACAGGATATAAAATCCTCTATTCCAGACTcaagcaacacaaaacaaatgttgttTTCATAAAACATTAATTTCATAATTGAAATTTCTAACAATTCCTAAATAAGTTACATAAATCAACATGGCATCCTGATtttgcataaacatacacgccactttcaaCATCTGACAAGCTTTATAATTATACATTACACCTTTTGACAGGCAAAATGCATCCAACCTATTCTTAAAAGAATGAATTGAAGGGGAACGTACAACTTCTTCTGGAAGCTTGTTTCATGACTTTACCGCACGGAGTGTGAAaacttctttctcttttcagacagGCATGTTCTCGGGGAAAGTTTTAAAGAATTCCTGCGTGTCTCGTACCTATTACTCCAAAACTGAAAGATAGGCTCAACTGTTACATCATATATTCCCTGTACAAGCTTATACACCTGAATCATATCACCTCTGTATCTCCTAAATATGAGAGTCAGTAAATTTAATTTTCTCAATCTATCTTCATATGACAAATTTTTCATTCCTGGAATTAATTTAGTAGCTCTTCTCTGGACCCTTTCAATTTTAttctatatattttaatttatatggaCACCAGACTGAGCTAGCATATTCAATATGGGATCTCACCACAGATTTGTACAGTGGTAAAAATATATCTTtgcatacattttgaaaagttctttttattattgcaatcatatattttacttttttaacttTATGACGTAGCTAGTTAAATGAGCTTTGCCTCCAtcagctacaacattaaaatgttgcTAACACAGTAATGCATCAGTGATAATATTCCAATAATATAACAACATTTTGACAGGGGCCATGATGAGtactattattttaatattacatAAGTACATTTATAATATTATAGCCTACTATAATATGCTATACTAAACTATACTTTAACTGCTACTTTTACtaagtgaaggatctgaatGTAGGCTCCTTCACCACTTACTGCAAATACTGTGCAAGTTTATAACATGTTTGAATTCAAGATCAAGAAATGGTGGCAAGGGTGGATATCAACATGTACAAGTGTTTGATTGCACAGGCTATCAAAATGAGATTAGGGTGACTGCACTGGCAGTTTCAGGGTGTGACGTCGACCTTCCCATGGCAAATAAAGAGCACACCTTAACATTAGCCAGAGTACCAAATAAGAAGAATGGagacaaaatcaaataaaaaagcaagacaTTGCATTGTTACTTTACTAGCTGTATCATACACAGAAAGCACTTTGTTTCTCACAAACAATCATGGATACAATGTCTGAAATGTGTCTCGTATAACAAGAAAAGTCTAATTGCATCATATCAAGTCACCAGGTCATAACCTGGCTAATCTAAAATCATTTTCAAACATCCAGCATTGTTGGATCCTGGATGGTGTCAGGAGAGAGTCAGAGACTCTGAATACTTTTTAGTATAAATGCAGGTGTTCGATAGAAATCATTTGTTAAGGACTACATGTGAATAAACATTTAGGCAGTAACATATTGATTATAATATTTAGTAGCAGGATGAAGGTTTCCAGGTGCCATCTTGTCTCGTTCCTCCTCCTATTCCAGGAATCTTTCTCTAGTCCGAGTCGCTGCTGCAGGAGCTGCTGGAGGACTACAGAAGGGATAAACATACCACAGACATCAGTGAATCACTTCAATCATCTACaaaacaatatcaatatcaatatcattGTGTCTACATACTTACATTTGAGAACATAAAAATGATAGTCTGCCTTTCAGTGTAAAAGATTTGGAATCATTTgctaatactggaccaatctACAGCATCTCTGTGATTAGTTGACATTATTGCACaacttttgttgtatttttcacagtttgaaTTCTAAATACAATCTAATTTCTGGAGCAAACAAACCAACATGGAAGAATCATATTTGAGAAAATGACAGAATCTTACCCCCCGAGAGTGATTTCCTTTCTTGTGACATCGCTCATGCCTGTGACCATGCCTGTGCCTGTGCTTGTGCTTGTGGCCGTGTCCATGGCCTGGTCCATGTCCTTGGCCGTTTCCATAACCAGGTCCAGGTCCATATCCCTGTCCTTGGCCGTTTCCATAACCAGGTCCAGGTCCATATCCCTGTCCTTGGCCGTTTCCATAACCAGGTCCAGGTCCATATCCCTGTCCTTGACCCTGACCATAACCAGGTCCAGGCCCGTGTCCCTGTCCTTGGCCCTGACCATAACCAGGTCCAGGTCCATGTACATGTCCATGTCCCTGTCCTTGGCCCTGACCATAACCAGGTCCAGGTCCATGTCCCTGTCCTTGGCCCTGACCATAACCAGGTCCAGGTCCATGTCCCTGTCCTTGGCCCTGACCATAACCAGGTCCAGGTCCATATCCCTGTCCTTGGCCTCCGTGTGGACCATAGGGCTGAGGAGGGTAGTTTGGTCGTGGGACAGTGCCTGGAGGATATTGAGGGTATCCCCCTGGCATCTGCTGAGGATTGTTTGGATAACCAGGAGGGTACTGGTTTCCTAAACATAACAAGAAAAGAGAAATCAGTTAGTTAATACATAGCAAAGGTGATTATCAAATATGTAAAGCACATTCATTATAATTGGAGGTGGTTGAGTGATTTACCTTGGTTCTGTCCGTACATTTTGAAACCGTAGGTTAGATCCTGAAAGCAAAAAAGAACAAcactttaaacaaatcaacacagTTCGTCTTTTACCACACATGTACAATCATGTATCTGTTTTAAGAACCGTAGAGAGCTGCAAGTCCTCAGCAGAGTTTTAGAGGTGAACTTACTGTGTGCTGGAGAGCAGATCCACAGACACAGCCGTCACCTGCTGCTCCTCTATATGTGCAGTCAACCTTATCAACTTTCCCTCACTGTGGGCGGTGCCTGAACTCCCATCACAAGCTTTTCTGCTTTGtgacacctgtgtgtgtgtgtgtgtgtgtgtgtgtgtgtgtgtgtgtgtgtgtgtgtgtgtgtgtgtgtgtgtgtgtgtgtgtgtgtgtgttggctcatttccagtttctacaATGTGAGGATgtttctgcatcgagtacttttacttttaatagttTGAATACATTAACCTGATGATATCGATATACTTTTTCTACTACATTTTCAAggaaggacttttacttttaagcatatttttacagtgtggtattagtacttttacttaagtaaaggatctcaatacttcttccaccactggatagAAGAATTAAAcccacagagggagagggagaaaatggatttgaatattttccttTTGGATTTGTACGGTTATTCTTTTGCATAACCAATGCCTAATAGGTACATCTTCAAGCTATGGGGCTTTACAAGGCCTGCTTCTTACTAATGTTTCTCTTCTGCTTTTGAAAGTGAAGTCAGATTTTTAGGGAGTCACATCTCAATTCTTAAGTCAAGTCTTCAGGAGGAAAGTTATCTGTActtcaagtctcaagtccttaTTTTTGAGTTGAGTACAAATGTGAAGTGCACAGTTTTTGACAGATCCACAGGGATATTTGAACGataatatatttgtatatatcttTACTTTGTAATTTAATCCTAACTCTTGTTGTGGGGAGAATTCACCATATAGTCTGTGTTCTTCTAATTAAGGCTTAGTTCAAACGTTAGAAAATCCCCTGATTTACCAGAAGAAGACATGTAAGACAGGAGGAAGAGTTAAAACCAGCTTGTTTATCAGCATCTACTGGCTAAACCATTTACATTGTCTTGTCTTGTGATCCTGTTGTCAACCACACCTGTGACCGAATAGAGCCACTATGTGCTTTTGCGGTCATCTGTCCCTGCACCTCAGCTAAACAAATAAACTCATCTAATAATAACTCATAACTAATCCTGATGCAGTAGGAGGTGGTGCAAGGCATTAATGTGTCTGCCGACTTCCCGCtctaaaaaaaaggttaaaacatCATGTTTGACATGTTCACTGTTTCAAATGTAGTCAATATGTGAGGCCTCTGTTTTTGTAGAAAGACTGCGTTTTATGTCATActgtcacacaaaaacatttggtCTTATCAATACAATGAAAAATCCTGATTGatgttagaaaatgtataaGACGTGTTTCTTGGATTTATGAGGAAGGAGTGAGGCTTGGTCCAATGAAGAATTAACAAAAAAGgtttaataaacaaaatgatgaaaatgacatgATAAAGACAATATACACTCCTCCCGTCTGGAGTCCCATAAAACAGTCCTGAATCATTTTAAGTTTCCCAAATATATTCCCTTGAAGTTGAGGGTGGTTCCTCAAATGAAAACTCTCCCTATTGGTCACATGTTTTCTCAAGATAAGGTGCACCTAGAATGGGTAGGGCAGGTAGTGTCGTCATCATTCAATTCAAAGGCCAGAGGAGTGGCcattttgataaataaaaatatacctCTGGAAATACTTGATACTGTCATTGATCCCTCAGGAcattatgtctttattaactGTAGAATATTCTCAGAATAATGGTCACTCCTAAATTTATATGCACCTAATTATGATGATGAGTTATTCATGCAAGATATATTTCTAAAAATTGCAGTGGGGCAGCAAAACATACTTATAGGAGGTGATTTCAATTTCTGTTTAGATCCTACTCTGGACAAATCGACTAAGACCATCTCCAAATCAAAAGCAGCCAAGACCACTCAAATGTATATGAGAGATCTCAATTTAATAGACATTTGGAGGCAGATGCACCCTCAGACTCGGGATTATTCCTTTTACTCATGCCCTCATAAATCCCACACTAGAATTGATTTATTCTTATTGTCCACTCACCTATTTTATAGAGCATTAGATGCTGAATATTTATCTAGAACTTTATCTGATCACTCACCGTTGACTTTGTCCATTTTATTCCCAGATAAACCCAAAACACCCTATAGGTGGTGCCTTAATCCCACTCTCCTCCAGAGAGCTGATTGAAATGATACATTTAAACACTTTTATTCAAATTTGTACAAATCAGAATTGCCCAGTGATTTGACCCATATTGACAACTTTCTGTCTAAAATTGAATTGCAAACAATTAGTGAAGAGGACCAAAAAAATCTTGACCTTCCTTTCACTCGGGCAGAAATTACAAAGGCCCTAAATTCACTGCAGTCTAATAAATCCCCAGGAGAGGACGGTTTTCCCCCCGAGTTTTATAAAGAATTTAAAGATTTACTTATCCCGCTGATCATGGATATAATAAGCCTTTCGATTAAGACACATACGCTTCCTGAATCCTTTACGACTGCTATAATCACAGTTATATTTAAAAAGAGTAAAGACCCACTAAATTGTGCCTCTTATAGACCCATCTCATTATTGAACTCAGATTATAAATTGATCTCTAAGGTGCTAGCAAATAGGCTTAGTCTGATACTACCAAAAATAATCAACCCAGACCAGAGTGGTTTTATTCAAAAACGCCTATCTGCCAATAACTTAAGTAGATTTTTTAATATAATCCATTTAGCAAAATCAAGATCTGATCACACTGTGGCTGTAGCGTTAGACACCGAGAAGGCCTTCGATAGGCTGGAATGGCCCTATTTATTTAAGGTATTatctaaattatatatatagaaCCCTATATCACAAACCCAAAGCAAGGATTACTACTAATGGGCAAATCTCATCACCGTTTTCTCTAAATAGATCCAGTAGACAGGGATGTCCACTGTCCCCAAGTCTGTTTGTCTTAGCCATTGAGCCTTTGGCGGAGGCAATCAGAAGGGACCCTGATATAAAAGGCTTTAAGGTTGGTCAGACAACCCATAAAATTAATTTATTAGCTGATGATGTTCTCTTATATCTAACAGACCCTACTCATTCTCTTACTCGACTACAGGATTTATTGGGCACCTATGGTACTGTCTCAGGATATAAGGTAAACTATGATAAAAGTGAAATTATTCCATTAACAACATTCAACTACTCTGCGTGTCAAAGTGTATCTGCGTTCAAATGGGCCCCAACTGGAATAAAATATCTTGGTATAGTTGTGGACAATAACTTAAAAAATctttataaattaaattacagtCCACTACTTAAAAAAATTGAAGAAGATCTACATAGATGGATTAGCCTCCCCATCACTTTGATCGGGAGGATTAATTGcattaaaatgaacattttgcCGAGGCTGCAGTACCTCTTTCAATCACTGCCTATTCCATTACCCCAAACCTTTTTTAAAACTCTTAATAAAAGTGTAAGACAGTTCATTTGGAATAACAAGGTACCAAGAATATCTTTGGAGAAATCGACGTGGGACTATAACTCAGGGGGACTTCAGCTACccaattttaaaaaatattacttTGCAGCCCAAATGCGATTTCTCTTGTCTCTGTCTGAGAATGACACAACTCCATCCTGGGCTCATATTGCATTTTCTTCTTTGAAAGACAATTTCTTCAGTGATTTTGTTTACAAATACAACTGCCGAATTTTGTCCAAAAAGACTGATAACCCAATTTTACTACATCTCATTAAACTTTGGTATAATGTACATAAAACCATTGGCAAGGAGGTAGGGCTGTCACCAAAATCACCTTTACAACAAAACAACCTTATCCCTCTGACTGTAAACAATAAGATCCTGGAAGCATGGCATCATAATGGGATTTGTAAATTGGAGGACTGTTATGAGAACggatttttcatgacttttgaaCAATTAAGAAGAAAACGCAATTTGTCTAACAATACTTTCTTTTGTTACCTCCAACTGCGGTCATTCCTGAGAAGCACTTTGAACAATACCATGGCTTTACCCAAACTCACGGAAATGGAAAAATTGATACATGATAGTGGACCATATAAGTTTATTTCTAAAGTATATTCTTTGTTAATATCTGAATGTCCTAAACCGGCTCTGTATAGGTCTAAGGAGAGGTGGGAATCAGACTTAAATATCACGATTGAAGACCAACGTTGGTCAGAGTTGTATCAAGACAGTTTATCTGCCACAATTAATCCACGGTACAGGCTTGTCTACTACAATTTCCTTCATCAGCTGTATTTGACCCCAGAGAAGATTCACAAGTCTAAGCCTGATCTATCTGATACATGTTTCCGATGTGCTGCAGATGAGGGCTCCTTCCTACACTGTACGTGGTTGTGTATGAAGGTGAGAGATTTCTGGATTGACTTTTGTGACGTTGTGAAAGAAAATGCATTGCCGTCACATACGGAAGTCTGATTCCCCTCTATCCATGACTAAATGGTATTTAGAAATGAATAACTGTGTGCCTTTAGAAAAAATAACATATAATCTTAGAAAGGGATACAACACCTTTATTAAAATTTGGCAGCCCTATCTAGATTATGTGGATAATGTGTTGTTGGAATGTGACTGACCTCGAAACATTGTATGCCTACTTTCAAATACTGGAGCATCCTTTTGGGGAGGGGGGATGGggagttttttgtttgtgtttgttcttgttcttctaaactggaaaatgaaaataaagtattccaaaaaaaaagataaggcGCACCTCTGAATTCTGGTTACTCCAGGTCAAGATGAAAGGTTTGTAATGTGTGGACGTCAACTTTCTAAGCCTTACAGAAATACACATACCTTTGTTCTAATCAAGTCTGCGACAGAAGGGGATGGCTCTCAAAGCTGTTTAAACAATAGGTCTCCTCGTGTGGGGACAAGGAGCTTCCTCCTGTATGCTAAATGATAGACATGACTcatcaacacaacaacactCTGCAACATTAATCAGCAACATTTGTTGTGAGGAATTcatctaaattaaaaaaaatgctcttatttccatacagtatatgcactgTGTTTAATATTTGGCTGAGAGCACAAACCAATATAAAGCAAGCCAGGTACAAGTTCATGGCCAAATACATTCACTGAAGACACATCCAGCTCCACATGAGCTGTCCTGGAATGTCAACACAGAAAGTAATTCAGAGAATTAAAGGTGTTACTTTATCTGATAGATTCAACTCTGAAAACACAATTGAAGTGTTTAAATGTCCATAAAGGGCTACATGTAGACATTGGTAGGCTGACTGCAATTCATTAACCTTTTTTTAGAG
It contains:
- the LOC144526016 gene encoding uncharacterized protein LOC144526016, which encodes MYGQNQGNQYPPGYPNNPQQMPGGYPQYPPGTVPRPNYPPQPYGPHGGQGQGYGPGPGYGQGQGQGHGPGPGYGQGQGQGHGPGPGYGQGQGQGHGHVHGPGPGYGQGQGQGHGPGPGYGQGQGQGYGPGPGYGNGQGQGYGPGPGYGNGQGQGYGPGPGYGNGQGHGPGHGHGHKHKHRHRHGHRHERCHKKGNHSRGSSSSSCSSDSD